A region of the Fibrobacterota bacterium genome:
ACGTCCCGGATACGGCTTTCCGCATCCTGCGTGTTGTAAATCTGGTTGCCCAGATTGCTGATGGCGAACTCCAGGCGGTTCACGTAGGCGCCCATGTCCGAACGCATGGTATTCACCGACTTGATGGCCGTGTCGATGAGCGACAAAGTGGCCAACGCCCCCGAAGCCGTCGATACCGACGTGGTGGTGGCGTTCATGCCCAAGGCGCCCAAGGTCATGGCGCTCACCGTGATCGACATGCGGTCGGTGGTCGCGCTCGAGCCCGCGCCGATATGCAATACCGAAGCCTGCCCGCCGGTGGCGCCGAAGGAGCCCGCGGCCCCGTCCAGCAAGGTCATGCCGTTATAAGCCGCCGAATTCGAGATTCGGCTGATTTCGCTCATCAGCTGTCCGAATTCCTTATCGGTATAAGAACGTTCGGTGGTGGTCATGGTGTCGGTGGAGCTCTGGATGGAGAGCTCGCGCATGCGCTGGAGGATATTGTTGATTTCCCCCGCCGAACCTTCGGCGATTTGCACCAGGGCGATACCGTCTTCGGCATTACTCTTGGCGCGGCCCATGCCGCGGATCTTGCTGCGCATCGACTCGGAAACCGAGAGGCCGGCGGCATCGTC
Encoded here:
- a CDS encoding flagellin — protein: MRINHNISSMIGQGALETQQNSLAKSLEKLSTGMRINRASDDAAGLSVSESMRSKIRGMGRAKSNAEDGIALVQIAEGSAGEINNILQRMRELSIQSSTDTMTTTERSYTDKEFGQLMSEISRISNSAAYNGMTLLDGAAGSFGATGGQASVLHIGAGSSATTDRMSITVSAMTLGALGMNATTTSVSTASGALATLSLIDTAIKSVNTMRSDMGAYVNRLEFAISNLGNQIYNTQDAESRIRDV